A window from Bacteroidota bacterium encodes these proteins:
- a CDS encoding RNA-binding S4 domain-containing protein — MAEKEKLRLDKYLWSIRLFKTRTEATTACDKGKVKHNDVQAKAAKQVHIGEEYEVKTEAKRWRVKVTELLFKRVAYSEAIKYYIDITPAEEIERLQFQAASFHTGKRQSKVGRPTKKQRRDMDDFMEL, encoded by the coding sequence ATGGCAGAAAAAGAGAAACTCAGGCTCGATAAATACCTCTGGTCCATCCGACTTTTTAAAACAAGGACTGAAGCAACTACCGCCTGCGATAAGGGAAAAGTAAAGCATAACGATGTGCAGGCAAAAGCTGCAAAGCAGGTACATATAGGAGAGGAGTACGAAGTAAAAACAGAGGCCAAACGTTGGCGGGTAAAGGTGACTGAGTTACTGTTTAAACGTGTTGCATACAGCGAAGCGATTAAGTATTATATAGACATTACCCCGGCAGAAGAAATAGAAAGGCTGCAGTTCCAGGCTGCCAGTTTTCATACGGGCAAAAGGCAGAGTAAAGTTGGCAGACCTACAAAAAAACAAAGAAGGGATATGGATGATTTTATGGAATTATAG